In a genomic window of Piliocolobus tephrosceles isolate RC106 chromosome 1, ASM277652v3, whole genome shotgun sequence:
- the MYOG gene encoding myogenin, with product MELYETSPYFYQEPRFYDGENYLPVHLQGFEPPGYERTELTLSPEAPGPLEDKGLGTPEHCPGQCLPWACKVCKRKSVSVDRRRAATLREKRRLKKVNEAFEALKRSTLLNPNQRLPKVEILRSAIQYIERLQALLSSLNQEERDLRYRGGGGPQPGVPSECSSHSASCSPEWGSALEFGANPGDHLLTADPTDAHNLHSLTSIVDSITVEDVSVAFPDETMPN from the exons ATGGAGCTGTATGAGACATCCCCCTACTTCTACCAGGAACCCCGCTTCTATGACGGGGAAAACTACCTGCCTGTCCACCTCCAGGGCTTTGAGCCACCAGGCTATGAGCGGACGGAACTCACCCTGAGCCCCGAGGCCCCAGGGCCCCTTGAAGACAAGGGGCTGGGCACCCCCGAGCACTGTCCCGGCCAGTGCCTGCCGTGGGCGTGTAAGGTGTGTAAGAGGAAGTCGGTGTCCGTGGACCGGCGGCGGGCGGCCACACTGAGGGAGAAGCGCAGGCTCAAGAAGGTGAATGAGGCCTTCGAGGCCCTGAAGAGGAGCACCCTGCTCAACCCCAACCAGCGGCTGCCCAAGGTGGAGATCCTGCGCAGCGCCATCCAATACATCGAGCGCCTCCAGGCCCTGCTCAGCTCCCTCAACCAGGAGGAGCGTGACCTCCGCTACCGGGGCGGGGGCGGGCCCCAGCCAGGG GTGCCCAGCGAATGCAGCTCTCACAGCGCCTCCTGCAGTCCAGAGTGGGGCAGCGCACTGGAGTTCGGCGCCAACCCCGGGG ATCATCTGCTCACGGCTGACCCTACAGATGCCCACAACCTGCACTCCCTCACCTCCATCGTGGACAGCATCACAGTGGAAGATGTGTCTGTGGCCTTCCCAGATGAAACCATGCCCAACTAA